The stretch of DNA AGCTGCGAAAAAAGGTCGGTATGGTATTCCAGAGACCAAACCCCTTTCCTTTTTCGGTGTATGAAAATATGGTCTATGGCCTTAAGATCCACGGCATGAATAACAGGCGAAAAAATCATGAAATCGTAGAAAAATGTCTCAGGGCCGTTGGACTATGGGAAGACTTGAAAGATAAATTTCATGCATCTGCACTGAGCCTCTCCGAGGAAATAAAACAGAGACTCTGTATAGCCCGTTTACTGACCGTTGAGCCGGAAATTATTCTACTTGATGAGCCATGCTCCGCCCTCGATCCCATCGCAACCATGAGGGTGGAAGAGCTCATGATAGAACTCAAAAAAGACTATACCATCCTCATAGTAACCCATAACATGCAGCAGGCCGCAAGGGTATCGGACTATACCGGTTTCATGCTCCTCGGTGATCTGATAGAATTCGGTGAAACCTCACAAATATTCACATCACCCCAGGACGCAAAAACAGAAGGCTATATAACAGGGCGATTCGGATAAAATTGTTTATTCAGTGTGTGAAAGTCTCTCTTAAGGGCTTTACCTATTGACTTTTCCGGCATAATAGGTGCATATTTTTACCCTGATGAAGAAAGAAGCACAGAGATTACGAAAAATAAGAAATATCGGTATTGCGGCGCATATAGATGCCGGCAAAACAACCGTCACAGAGCGTATCCTTTACTACACAAAAAAGACATATAAAATAGGTGAAGTGCATGAGGGAACGGCAACAATGGATTACCTTCCGCAGGAGCAGGAAAGAGGCATTACCATTACCTCTGCCGTAACTACATGTGACTGGAATGACCACGAAATTCAGATCATCGATACCCCCGGCCATGTGGATTTCACTATAGAAGTTGAGCGCTCACTCCGTGTGCTCGATGGCATGGTAGCGGTCTTCTGTGGTGTGGGTGGGGTTGAGCCACAATCAGAAAC from Pseudomonadota bacterium encodes:
- the pstB gene encoding phosphate ABC transporter ATP-binding protein PstB; this translates as MMNDFVLSTENLNLTYGTFHALKNVDFNVYQNSITALIGPSGCGKSTLLRCFNRMNDLIDDVKITGNIFVNKQNLDDIDIIELRKKVGMVFQRPNPFPFSVYENMVYGLKIHGMNNRRKNHEIVEKCLRAVGLWEDLKDKFHASALSLSEEIKQRLCIARLLTVEPEIILLDEPCSALDPIATMRVEELMIELKKDYTILIVTHNMQQAARVSDYTGFMLLGDLIEFGETSQIFTSPQDAKTEGYITGRFG